The following DNA comes from Cucumis sativus cultivar 9930 chromosome 7, Cucumber_9930_V3, whole genome shotgun sequence.
AGATAGCAGAGACGGTTTCATCATTATTAGGAACAGACGTGATAGTTGTTGTGGAGGGAAGTCATACCTGTATGATCTCAAGAGGAATTGAGAAGTTCGGTAGCACAACAGCTACAATTGCTGCGCTTGGTCGGTTTTCATCTGATGCAGCTGTAAGGTCCATGTTCTTGCAGAGCATTCCACAAACTACCATTGGAGAACTGTAAAGTCAAGCTTATGGTTATCCTTTTGCGTTTCTCGGGAGGTTCGTACTCAGTCCCATTGCACTGATATTGTCTGCTTCCTCTCTCGAAGCCTTTTCACAATAAACTCTTGGGTCATGTCAAAGCGTTAGAAtgtcaaatataagttttgcTCAATTTGATTAGTGGCTACATACACAACTGGCTGGCAGGGTATATTTTGTGGGTCATTGCCCCATTCGTAGtctatttagttattttagaCCTAAGGGATTCGAAAGAGATACccttttatactttatttttgtgGTTTAGGAGCCCAGGAGTTATAGCTTTTCAACAATTTCCATGGCCAATTTTGGTGCAATTTCATTACTAGGATGTATATCAATGAAACCTATATGTATTTGAGTccacaatatatttatatcaattcTTCACTATTTGGGTCAAATCTTAGCTTGCTGAGGGAAATGcgttttttcttccttctgtACTTCCATAATTTTATAGTTATGTAAAAAATAGTCTtgaaaaaccctaaaatctcTTAAATAGTCTTGAATGTTGTACTGTTTCAAActattcttttagaaaatatgcTATTGAAACTTCTAACTTTTTTGGTTATTGAAAATATCGATTTAAAAGGTTTTCAATTATGGTCAGAAAATGGACAGtaaatcaaacatattttcaaGAGTTTATTGAAATTTCCAAATcagtttagttaattattcaaaatatgtttgattttatattttcaatatgtgTTTCTCATACAATCAATATTGAGAGTTGCAATCATGAGAAAGGTGTCTCATagtgtttttaatattttcaaaatagcaTCCTATAAGCCCATGATTCATACTAGAATTTAGAATTTGGACTTGACACCTAACTATTCCAACGTTCTCTTGCCACCTGACAACATTGCTATTACTTGTGTTGAAGCAATATTATTTGTCTTGTGTTCTCACGAAAAATTGGTACACATTTGTCGTTGTTATGGATCTCTCGTGGATTTGTCTACCGATCtggtttcattttcatttttcgaGCGTAGAAGTTCTTTATACTAATGTGGTGCCAGACCtaacacatttttcatttgtgtatCCATTTACTCAACTTGGTTGACCTAAATCACTAGActgacttttctttttggacaCATTTTTTCATGTTACCTCTAAGTTTACCTTGACATAGACTCTACCATGAATATTGAGTTTTCTAGGGcaatcttcaacttcttgAATTGTTTCCAAGAGTGAAGACTATTCCcacaaattttaatcataCTTTCATATCTACTTGATTCACTCATTTGAAATGGTTTTGGTACATTCATGTGTTTCTCTTCTAGTTGAGCGTTACTCTCCAAGACATAGATTAATATGCCTTAATCATCAAAATTGAGTTTGGAATCTTCAAATGtgttaaaagtgattttaatcCTAAACCTatgtgattttaatttaaaacctTAAATATGACCTTCAAGGTGAGTGAACCTCGAATTTTTGTTTCGCATGGTGTTTTGTGCTACTGCAAATTCTACATCGTATAAAAAGAGATGGTGAGTGTCTAATAGGATCCATAGAATCATCACAGTATTGacaaaaaattctaatttaaacGGTTAATATTTCAGCATTGTCCCACACTGTACAATCAGTAAACATTAACAATATCATTTAGGCACCTATTGTTTAATAGTTTGTTGCAACGTTATTTCTCAAACTCTGTACACTGACAAAAGAAGATACTGAAGTCCAAGACACTGCCCCTTCTTTACTCGTCAAGCCACAAATGCCGAATCTCAGGCCAAACTATCTCCACTGCATTCTTCGGCTTCTGTTGCTCAAGACAACAATGAACGTATACCTGATACAGAGAAGCTGAGATGAAAACAATCATTAGAATGGCTACAAAGTAGATATCCGCCGCTGATACAGAGAACATATCCTGCAAGTTAGAAATCGATTTTGATTAGTGATCCCTTGGTGAAGCAAAACATTGAACTGTTCGATGCATGCACATACTctgatatttaaaaagaactaagtGAGAGACATCTGAATAGGTTCCATCATTTGTAGGGGTATGTGGCACAAAATAAACAAGGCCTAACGAGTGAACTATCCAAAATAATTAGAGAAATAACATTACAGAAGTTCAATAGTCAAGTCAAATCATCATTACAATCAAATGTAAAaagatgagagagaaaaaaattgaccTTTAAGGAGCCTAGTAAGATAAATCTTGAAAATCTTTTATCATagctcaaataaaaaaccgAGTGTGGGTGgttgttcaaaatttaaggGTAGAAGAGAAACATTCAGGGTGGAAAATTTAGGTCtatattaatgtaaaaaatgaGGTGGATGGCATTAAACAACAAGCGAGAGTTTCCCAACTCAGCAAGTCAGAAACAACCTCCTCTAAAACTTAGGAAAGCCTCAACTGCCTATATTATGTACCACCACATAACAACTATCATATAGTCACGAAATGCTTTAAGAGACAGCAGTTCCAAAATGTGATTCCAAACACTTCAATATTTCATGTCCTGGCCTGtcgagaaagaaaatattgtcCTTAGAAAGGCGATAGTTGTGTTGAAAAAAGGATTCAACTCACTTTAACCTCAAGACCATTTGGTTTCTCCCCTTATAAAGTGTGTCTATAGGAATGAAAATACAAGACTGTTGACCTCTAAAAAGGTTCCACAGAAACAGAGCAAAAATGACCATGAGATTTCGACAACAGTTAGGTTGAAAAATTGGAAAGGGCAATTGCCCGTCTGTGAATGACCAAAGAGTACACCAGCAAAAGACAATCACTCAAACACACAAAAGCCCGGCTCCAGCAATAAAGACCACTTATTACTCCCTCCATCTTTAACTGTATCAAAAACAACTTTACTTCAAGAATCAAGAAATACTCATTGTCTTCCTATAAGTTATAACTGCATGAGAATTGCGGTCCTTCTAGTGTCTGTTATGTTCGGGTTTTTGCTCATCCTCAGACAAGGAATATGTCCAATTCAATAAAACCATTTtgtcaaaaaaggaaaagaacagTTTAAGAAGGTAGCATATGTCCTAATCCATAACAAGATAACTAAAATGAGTAGAAGGATGTGAAGCTCtcatgagaagaagaaagaaacctTGATCACTGTCCAGCGCTTAGGTGGAAGGTTTTTATCAGCATGCTCCAGACAGTAATGTAACATATCAATTATTGTCAACTCCGTGACCGGATCATACCTATCTGCTAGCACAATGGAATACCGTTATTTgtattgataaagaaaaaatttgagaaatgattCCAATTCCACTCCAGTGATATCAAatgaagttttcaaaaaaaaaaaatgcaagataataataaaacgaTGAATAAATACTGAATCAAATTTCACAATGATAATggaaacaatattttgataCCTGGGatgtcaaatatttgttttgtcGATGGAATACCTAATAGATTTCCTAAATGACCACGTACACGAACATTTTCCGCAAAGGAAAGTAGATCTCCATGAGTTAAAACAACAACTGGTTTATCATCTGTGACaagaatgaaaatagttattttttctCACTAGCATAGCATcgggaaaagaaaatgacagaATGAAGTGGAAAAACGAAGAAGATTAGACATACAACATGCAACCATTGTGAAATGTGTGATAAATACCAAACTTTACTAGGCAAAAACAGTTTGGTTCTTGTCTTTCAAATGTGCAGTATGAATGTATACATATCGATAGGTCACAGCAGGTTCCGTATGTTAAGCCAAGTTGGAGATATGGAAGTCAGATGGCTAAACAATAAACACATGCATATGGGGGTATATTTAGAGTAATACTggaaatatatcaatttttgcTAAAGGTTGAACATAAACTTCAGCACTTCATCCCATTCctagaaattatttttggaCAAATTGACCACCGACCACTTTCAGAACAagcaaatacaataaaatttcccAATTTTTTCTGAGATTGAGATAGGCTTATCAATCCTCATATTGATAATAATCAGTACTcaagttataaatatattctcCAAATACAGAATATTCAGAAAAAGGAATCATCACAATTTAACACGAATAAAATAATTCCAAATCTTCCAAGAAACATGAATCTTTTTAAGGAAACCATCCAGTTACTTTTGTCAAcatgatattatatttcattatgaGTGGGTAATTTCACCTCCGTATGATAAATAAGGGCAATTGAATGCAGTTGTTATCACTCTGTCATAATCCTTCTGTTTATCATCACCATCTATTGATTTAAGAACTGAAAGGCCATCAAcaacaaatatgacaaaattgaTTATTCTGACCACCCTAGAACGAGGGAAGCTTTGGCGAGCTTTACACCTCATTCTATTTATTAAACTCGAAGCATCAGATTTCCTGGGAAGTTATTTACagaaatgaatgaatttaATGAGGActgaatttaaaaatgatcgtagaagaaaaatgtttcaatGTTAAAACCTCAACCTGGTGACAAGCTTGCCATGGTGAACGCCCTTGCTCATCCATTGTTTCAACATTTCAATGTTATCAGAGGGATCATTAGACAGACCACGTGTGtcatataaacaaaaagattttGACTTCCTGAGGATCATATATTCATGAAGGAAAAAGGTTCCATCTTCACCAGATGAATTACCTACACCCAAagatattacaaattttaagttcAAATAGGTGACTACTATTTTCATATTGAGAGAACACCCCAAATGAATTTAGAGAAATACATGATACTTGTGCTCTTTCTGGGGCAAAATGGTCCTCCTCAAACACCTTGGAGATCCTATTTATAAGACTACTTTTACCAGACCCTTTTGGACCAATCAATATAAGTGATGTTGTTTGTGGGATATCGTAGTCCGATAATTTCATTCCACCTACCTGCTCAATCCATGCTCCAGGAGAATAGCTGCCAAATAAAGGCTAGTATGTCAATATGAGCAAACTGCAAAGTGTAGCAGCAATCTTGAAAATTATGAGTATAGCACTCATTAACTGTCATCAACTTAATTAGTTCATCTACAACTCAGATAAGACGTTTGCACCACAATTTCAGTATTACTAGGGACAACAAACTCCTTTCTTCTCCAAGAGATGTTAGACCTTTATCCGCACACAAGGATATCAAAGGACCATTAGGGAAGCTCACTTTATAGCTTTCACGCATAGCTTCAAAATTTCCAACTTTACCCTTCACAAAAACAAACGTGGTAAAAGTACAAAACCTTTTTTAAGCAGATTCCCACAACATTACCACATTCCTCAACAATCAATCcccataaacaaaataaaccaattacTACTTTGAACATATCTAGATATATTTAAGCTAAAAGTTAATAGCGATACCTCAAAATTTTTTGCTTAGCCTGGTTCAAGTTTTCACTACGAATCCGTAACTGATCATAGCTCTCTATGATCTCTCTGTGTACCCTATTTCTCCTCATCCGACAGATATCCACATCCAAAGCAGCCGAAGAGTATTCAGATTCAATCTCTTCAAATTCTCCGATGATACATCCATTTTCCACATTCATCTGATCATCCTCAGTTTCCATGCTAAATTTATTGTCACCCCTTTGTCATAAAGAACAATACCCAAAATAAGCAGCCCAATAAAACTAGAAGGGTTTTAACATGAAAATGAATGATCCagataaaatgaaacataGCAAAGAAACCGTATACCTGAGGAGAGTGGGTAATTGAGTAGAAATTTGAGACTGATGATGCTCAAGAGAGGAACACCCATCTGGAATTGGATTGGGATATAAAGTAAAATGGTATGGGAAAATTAgttggaaaagaaatgaaagttgatGCAGTGCAGAGACATGGAAAGTAGTCCGTAGCTTGTTGGatcaaaagaagagagaaataaataaaggaagagagaaataaataaaagaagagaggTTACCATGAAGGATGGAAGAAGAAGTATAAAGAGGAAGTGCATCGCCGCCCATGGCTGGCCGAAAGATCAGCGTTTTCTTGTGCGCTAAGATTTCTGAGGTGCTTTCGTTTTGCAGCTCCAAGCGTAATTCTAAGGGTGATGGGTTTGGTTTAGATTATTTTGCGTttaatttggtaaaaaatgtatttataattggtagtgtttgataaattaaaataatgcatttttaaaaaatttaattataaaataataaattttagagaaatCTTTCGAATCGAGAGTTTTAGGGTCAGTTTGGattgtcttttaaaaaaataattttttaagaataaattttctaaaatacttgtttttgtaaaataagtttaaaatctaaacacttaagtgtttgtttggtttgacttatttataaaagtttatatacaaaattgtgtttgatttgtattctactaataatattttatacctagattaaattaccataaaaTGCTACTAACtattatgaattaatttcataacaaaatacaaacattttaaatctttttatcaaaaatatgttctaaaattattttaaaattattaatcttttaaGTACTcgaaactaaatattaattttattattgttgttgttattattattattattagtattttggacaatttaattttaaaagcataaatattttgaaacgtAAATACATAACTATATGAAAAAGATTAGTTgattttcaataacaaaatataaataacgttcttaattcattttcatttcgtGAGCCGAACGATCATGTTCTTTATTAACGTtctcatgatttttttcacACATGTTAATGCGAAGTAGATTTGGTTGAAATAGAAACATTTGCAAATCcctatatttaaatgtatatgaacacattgaaaaaatatttaaagtatttaaaaaaagaaaaaaaatgacgaagtgaaaaatagatagtaaaaatgaatagaaaaaacagaaagagaaaaatacaaattttgaagGAATTTCTCGTTAAACaccaaataaacatttattctaaaatctagttgaatgtattttttctaaaatgatttatttcataatctcatttttccaaaatttatattagacAAATGTCAAACACCtcaatttatcttaaaatgaattattttgaaaattaaacacttcaaaaatcaatccaaacacaccctaaaatatcaaaatctatttcattttaaaaactaagtgATTGATCGGGAATTtggcaaaattttcaaatttagatgaaaattacaaaatttcccttcataaacctaaaataaaattaactaaaatatcagaatatatttcttttcaaaaaaatcaaaatatatgtattttcttttttatcaaattagatCCTTACGGTAATTTGAGATAAGTATAAACATTTTCTGCATATgacaaaccaaacaaaattcatatataaacacttataaaaaagtctaaccaaacattaagtgtttaaattttaaactcatttccaaaaaaattgtttaaaaggaaatatattcttgaaaaacgttttgttcttaattcaatccaaacagATCCAAAAATGACTGATCAAATCAATAGAGTTTGATGTGTAAAATCAAACCGTTTAAATAACGATATCTGAATATACCATGATTAAATCTTACTTTATAAATCTGTAATCAAGGATTGAATGTACTAAAATACTAGGGGTCGTTTGGCACTCATACTATGAACGAGTGGAATAGCTTACTCCAAGTTTGACTTAAGGATTATCATAATCCTAAATTAGAACTattctacctttttttttcttatttctcttATTCTTCACTCTCTCCTTTCACTATTCCTCACTCTCCCTATCAATGTTCTTCATCCCATCTTTTGTAT
Coding sequences within:
- the LOC101208586 gene encoding uncharacterized protein LOC101208586 yields the protein MGGDALPLYTSSSILHDGCSSLEHHQSQISTQLPTLLRGDNKFSMETEDDQMNVENGCIIGEFEEIESEYSSAALDVDICRMRRNRVHREIIESYDQLRIRSENLNQAKQKILSYSPGAWIEQVGGMKLSDYDIPQTTSLILIGPKGSGKSSLINRISKVFEEDHFAPERAQVSCNSSGEDGTFFLHEYMILRKSKSFCLYDTRGLSNDPSDNIEMLKQWMSKGVHHGKLVTRKSDASSLINRMRCKARQSFPRSRVVRIINFVIFVVDGLSVLKSIDGDDKQKDYDRVITTAFNCPYLSYGDDKPVVVLTHGDLLSFAENVRVRGHLGNLLGIPSTKQIFDIPDRYDPVTELTIIDMLHYCLEHADKNLPPKRWTVIKDMFSVSAADIYFVAILMIVFISASLYQVYVHCCLEQQKPKNAVEIVWPEIRHLWLDE